In Anthonomus grandis grandis chromosome 6, icAntGran1.3, whole genome shotgun sequence, one DNA window encodes the following:
- the LOC126737578 gene encoding protein yellow, with protein sequence MMARMVISTLIPLLLLVTATRGNKLNISYQWKIVDFDFGSSEKRQAAIDDKSFIPENNIPMGLEVYKNRIFVTLPRWKFGVAASLAYIDRATDPMDSPLLKPYPNWDAHRAFGDAPPEIVSPFRVRADQCGRLWVPDTGIEGLLENEPKVNKNTTIMIYDLHNDQLIRTFEIPFDQTTEDSFFANLAIEDEDCENTFAYFADLGGPGLIVYSWKQNRSWKVKHNYFHIKPTAGDMNVMGISFQWSDGIFGLALRPEKDGFSTLFFHPLTSFDEFSVSTRILRDESLASNRSNYHEFKFLGGRGPKSQSGVSFLDKKTGVLFYALINLNAVACWRTTNPAYTMESQGRIYMNNVTMVFPNDIKVDSDGYLWVLSNKLPQFMYSSLDYNDVNFRIMSAKVSEAIKGTACASKLVKDPDIMNKISKITGDDKIKGKASGGSRCDLSRTVFLVFAMIFLR encoded by the exons AATGGTAATCTCTACACTTATCCCCTTACTCCTCTTGGTGACAGCAACGAGAGGCAATAAGCTGAATATATCTTATCAATGGAAAATTGTGGACTTTGACTTTGGTAGTTCAGAGAAAAGACAGGCTGCCATAGACGATAAATCGTTTATTCcagaaaataatattccaaTGGGATTGGAAGTGTACAAGAACAGGATATTTGTTACTCTACCCAGATGGAAGTTTGGCGTGGCGGCATCGTTAGCTTATATTGATAGGGCAACTG atCCCATGGACTCTCCTTTATTAAAACCGTATCCAAATTGGGACGCCCATAGAGCGTTTGGGGATGCACCTCCAGAAATCGTGTCCCCCTTTAGGGTTAGAGCAGACCAGTGCGGTAGGTTGTGGGTACCAGATACTGGAATTGAG GGTCTTCTGGAAAATGAACCAAAAGTCAACAAAAATACAACTATAATGATCTATGATCTGCACAACGATCAGCTAATAAGAACCTTCGAAATTCCTTTTGATCAAACAACAGAGGATTCATTCTTTGCCAATTTGGCTATCGAAGATGAAGATTGTGAG AACACTTTTGCCTACTTTGCCGATCTGGGAGGTCCAGGACTAATCGTTTACTCTTGGAAACAGAACAGGAGCTGGAAAGTAAAGCATAATTATTTCCACATTAAACCAACAGCGGGTGATATGAACGTGATGGGAATAAGCTTCCAATGGTCTGATGGAATCTTCGGTTTGGCTTTGAGACCCGAAAAGGATGGATTCAGCACTTTGTTTTTCCATCCCCTGACCAGTTTTGACGAATTTAGTGTTAGCACGAGG ATACTTCGTGATGAGTCCCTGGCTTCCAACCGCAGCAACTATCACGAATTCAAGTTTCTCGGTGGTAGAGGCCCTAAAAGCCAAAGCGGCGTCTCCTTCCTGGACAAAAAGACTGGCGTCCTTTTCTACGCACTCATCAACCTTAACGCAGTCGCTTGCTGGAGAACTACCAATCCCGCCTATACCATGGAGTCTCAGGGACGAATCTACATGAACAACGTCACCATGGTCTTTCCGAACGATATCAAAGTTGACAGCGACGGATACTTATGGGTTCTTTCAAATAAGTTGCCTCAATTTATGTATTCCTCGCTCGACTATAATGATGTGAACTTTAGAATTATGTCCGCTAAGGTGTCCGAGGCTATCAAAGGTACCGCCTGTGCGTCTAAGTTAGTAAAAGATCCAGatattatgaataaaatttcaaaaataacagGGGATGATAAGATTAAAGGAAAAGCATCTGGGGGTAGTAGATGTGATCTTTCACGTACGGTGTTTTTAGTGTTTGCCATGATATTCTTAAGGTAG
- the LOC126737580 gene encoding cytochrome b5-related protein-like — translation MDMRKVFKSSLGIKYPTLRDHPLHSGPIWLEGRRLDDGAEGLWRIHDNLYDLDDFIINHPGGEDWIKLTKGTDITEAFESHHLSDRAENMLSSFFVKKASTPRIFPFTFHEKGFYKTLKGRIIETLDTVPKRPIERTKNLTDLLFVAYVTTFLLAVYYRSFIIGLIAGITLALLAVAAHNFFHQRDNFRRFYFDLCMMSSKEWRISHVLSHHMYTNTISDMEISSLEPFLQYLPGNKSTLIKYTSGIYSPIIFAFVFISHFLKTLITTVLLKKNLEIPWAALIPFTVPVFSWYVTGQPLWICAVMFLWVISISSLHFGIVGVSAAHHHPDIFHDGDKPRPKTEMDWGLHQVDAVMDRKDITGSHFLVLTNFGDHALHHLFPTIDHGVLEYLYPVFLKTCEEFGINWRLVTQLDLVKGQYRQLAKELPN, via the exons ATGGATATGCGCAAAGTTTTCAAGTCCAGTTTGGGTATTAAGTACCCTACTTTGAGAGACCATCCATTACATTCTG GTCCAATATGGTTGGAAGGGAGAAGATTAGATGATGGCGCAGAAGGCTTGTGGAGAATACATGACAATTTATATGACTTagatgattttattataaaccacCCTGGTGGAGAAGATTGGATTAAGCTCACGAAG GGTACTGACATAACCGAAGCATTTGAGTCTCACCATCTTTCAGACAGAGCGGAAAACATGTTGTCTagttttttcgttaaaaaagcCAGTACTCCTAGAATTTTCCCATTTACATTTCACGAGAAAGGCTTCTATAAAACCTTAAAGGGGAGGATCATAGAAACTTTAGATACTGTACCTAAGAGACCAATAGAAAGAACAAAAAACCTGACTGATCTATTATTTGTGGCTTATGTTACTACATTTTTATTGGCTGTATATTATAGAAGTTTCATCATAGGATTGATTGCGGGGATTACATTGGCATTGCTCGCCGTAGCCgcacacaatttttttcatcaaaGGGATAATTTTAGacgtttttattttgatttgtgtATGATGAGTTCAAA GGAGTGGAGAATAAGCCATGTCCTAAGCCACCACATGTACACAAATACCATAAGTGATATGGAAATTTCTTCGCTGGAGCCTTTTTTGCAATACCTCCCAGGAAATAAAtccactttaataaaatatacatcgGGGATCTACTCTCCGATCATATTTGCTTTTGTTTTtatatcacattttttaaaaac cTTAATCACGACagtcctattaaaaaaaaatttagaaatccCATGGGCCGCACTTATACCTTTTACTGTACCAGTATTTTCATGGTATGTAACGGGACAACCGTTATGGATCTGTGCTGTAATGTTTTTATGGGTAATTTCCATAAGTAGTCTTCATTTTGGAATTGTTGGGGTAAGTGCAGCTCATCATCACCCTGACATATTTCACGATGGAGATAAACCTcg TCCTAAAACAGAAATGGACTGGGGCCTTCACCAAGTGGATGCAGTGATGGACCGCAAAGACATAACTGGTTCTCACTTTCTCGTACTTACCAATTTTGGCGACCATGCTCTTCATCACTTGTTTCCCACCATTGATCATGGAGTTCTGGAGTACCTTTATCCGGTATTCTTAAAGACCTGCGAAGAATTTGGAATTAACTGGAGGTTGGTGACCCAGCTCGATCTAGTTAAGGGACAGTATCGACAACTAGCTAAAGAGTTGCCGAACTAA